Proteins encoded together in one Streptomyces umbrinus window:
- a CDS encoding cyclase family protein produces the protein MSMPAEFHEIAKRVNNWGRWGADDEIGTLNLITDAVVREAAATVRTGRRVPLALPLREDGVQTGMIPGRVNPLHAMVQINQELFGPGTVACSDDAVTMGLQAATHWDALTHVSHSGKIYNGRPATTVTAHGGAEFSGIDKPRHIVSRGILLDVARALGKDRLDGGHAVTPEDLEAAEELAGTKVRAGDIVLVRTGQMQLYLAGDKHAYAFPSPGLSVRTPEWFHARDVAAVANDTLTFEIFPPEIEDLWLPVHALDLVEMGMLQGQNWNLEELSTACGQLGRHTFLLSAMPEPFVGATGTPVAPVAIL, from the coding sequence ATGTCGATGCCGGCCGAGTTCCACGAGATCGCCAAGCGCGTGAACAACTGGGGGCGTTGGGGCGCCGACGACGAGATCGGCACGCTCAACCTGATCACCGACGCGGTGGTGCGCGAGGCCGCCGCGACCGTACGTACGGGCCGCCGCGTCCCGCTCGCGCTCCCGCTCAGGGAGGACGGCGTGCAGACCGGGATGATCCCGGGCCGGGTGAACCCGCTGCACGCGATGGTGCAGATCAACCAGGAGCTGTTCGGGCCCGGCACGGTCGCGTGCAGCGACGACGCCGTGACCATGGGCCTCCAGGCGGCCACCCACTGGGACGCGCTGACCCATGTCTCGCACTCGGGGAAGATCTACAACGGCCGTCCCGCGACCACCGTCACGGCCCACGGCGGCGCCGAGTTCAGCGGTATCGACAAGCCCCGCCACATCGTCTCGCGCGGCATCCTCCTGGATGTGGCCCGCGCGCTCGGCAAGGACCGTCTCGACGGCGGCCACGCGGTGACCCCGGAAGACCTCGAAGCGGCCGAGGAGCTGGCCGGGACGAAGGTCCGCGCGGGCGACATCGTCCTCGTACGCACCGGCCAGATGCAGCTCTATCTGGCGGGCGACAAGCACGCGTACGCGTTCCCGTCGCCCGGGCTGTCCGTCCGCACCCCGGAGTGGTTCCACGCGCGCGATGTGGCCGCCGTCGCGAACGACACCCTCACCTTTGAGATATTTCCTCCGGAAATAGAGGACTTGTGGCTTCCGGTGCACGCTCTCGATCTGGTCGAAATGGGCATGCTCCAGGGCCAGAACTGGAATCTCGAAGAGTTGTCCACAGCCTGTGGACAACTTGGCCGCCATACGTTCCTGCTGTCGGCGATGCCCGAACCGTTCGTCGGCGCCACCGGAACCCCCGTGGCACCCGTCGCGATCCTCTGA
- a CDS encoding ATP-binding protein: MQLEIRPDPAEVGRARRWARSRLAGSGIEADEPLAETLILLVSELVTNAVVHTGRPAVLRLLLPSSVTGPTVGERAVAEAVATVRLEVLDASARPPRPRCADGDETNGRGLALVDGLADRWGWSSEGAGKRIWCEVDRCSATAAIAVTCDSAPAVYGDLAFEVV; encoded by the coding sequence GTGCAGCTGGAGATCCGGCCCGACCCCGCAGAGGTGGGGCGGGCACGGAGGTGGGCCCGTTCGCGGCTCGCGGGGTCCGGGATAGAGGCCGATGAGCCGCTTGCCGAGACCCTGATCCTGCTCGTCTCCGAGCTGGTCACCAACGCGGTGGTGCACACCGGCCGTCCGGCCGTGCTGCGGCTGTTGCTGCCGAGTTCCGTGACCGGGCCCACCGTCGGAGAGCGGGCCGTGGCGGAGGCTGTGGCCACCGTCCGTCTTGAGGTGCTCGATGCCAGCGCCCGCCCGCCCCGCCCCCGATGCGCGGACGGCGACGAGACCAACGGCCGTGGCCTGGCCCTCGTCGACGGCCTCGCCGACCGCTGGGGCTGGAGCAGCGAGGGCGCCGGCAAGCGCATCTGGTGCGAGGTGGACCGCTGTTCGGCGACGGCGGCAATCGCGGTGACGTGCGACTCGGCTCCGGCCGTGTACGGGGACCTGGCGTTCGAGGTGGTCTGA
- a CDS encoding acyl-CoA dehydrogenase family protein: MDFQLTDDQRALRAGVRELLDRRFGREQLRAAVDAPGLDRALWRELGEAGFFALRLPETAGGVGLGLPEAVLAFEEAGRALLTGPLVATHLAVGEVPGAATGESVVAAVDGTLVEWLDEADVVRGDVTGAVAMRSADPLTPLHRVPRVAPPDPVAALLTAAEQLGSASRTCELAVQHARTREQFGQPIGAFQAVKHLCSEMLVRVEVARGAVYAAAVTADPLDIATAGLLADEAAELGARDCLQVHGGMGFTWESDVHLHLKRAWLRARRGQSAAEAEEALAEDLRIAAPGPRT; this comes from the coding sequence ATGGATTTCCAACTCACTGATGATCAACGGGCGTTGCGGGCGGGTGTACGCGAACTGCTGGACCGGCGCTTCGGACGGGAGCAGTTGCGGGCCGCCGTGGACGCCCCAGGGCTCGACCGTGCGCTCTGGCGGGAGTTGGGCGAGGCGGGCTTCTTCGCGCTGCGACTGCCCGAGACGGCGGGCGGGGTCGGACTGGGACTCCCGGAGGCGGTACTGGCCTTCGAGGAGGCCGGCCGGGCGCTGCTGACCGGACCTCTCGTGGCCACGCACCTCGCGGTCGGCGAGGTGCCCGGAGCGGCCACCGGGGAGAGTGTCGTCGCGGCCGTCGACGGTACGCTCGTCGAGTGGCTGGACGAGGCCGACGTCGTACGCGGCGATGTGACGGGAGCCGTCGCGATGCGCTCGGCGGATCCGCTCACTCCGCTGCACCGGGTGCCCCGGGTCGCGCCGCCCGACCCGGTGGCCGCGCTGCTGACCGCCGCCGAGCAGTTGGGCTCCGCCTCCCGCACCTGTGAACTGGCCGTGCAACACGCCCGGACCCGTGAGCAGTTCGGGCAGCCGATCGGGGCCTTCCAGGCGGTGAAACACCTGTGCTCGGAGATGCTGGTGCGGGTGGAGGTGGCGCGTGGTGCGGTGTACGCGGCCGCCGTCACGGCCGATCCGCTCGACATCGCGACGGCCGGACTGCTGGCCGACGAGGCCGCCGAGCTCGGCGCCCGCGACTGCCTCCAGGTGCACGGCGGCATGGGATTCACATGGGAGTCCGACGTGCACCTTCACCTCAAACGTGCCTGGTTGCGGGCCCGTCGCGGGCAGAGCGCGGCCGAGGCCGAGGAAGCACTCGCGGAGGATCTGCGGATCGCCGCACCAGGGCCCCGGACGTGA
- a CDS encoding acyl-CoA dehydrogenase — MDLSYTPEEEEFRAHLREWLAKVLPGLPPKPSPDDWPGRRAYDLGWQRMLYDAGYAGLHWPADAGGRGATPTQHLIFLEETEKAGAPYVGANFVGLLHAGPTIAAEGSAGQRARWLPPVLRGEEVWCQGFSEPDAGSDLAALRTRARRDGDDYVVSGSKIWTSHAEVADWCELLVRTDAKAPKHRGISWLAMPMDAPGITVRPLRTLAGSTEFAEVFLDEVRVPVANRVGEENDGWRVTMVTLSFERGTAFVGEVVACRRVLGELAREARKNGRWDDVPLRRRLGRLNAEFRALWRLTQWNVSESERSGGVPGIGGSVFKLSYSRARQDLYDAAADVLGPEALDLDSPWTLDRLSSLSYTIAAGTSQIQRNIVAERILGLPKGR, encoded by the coding sequence ATGGACCTCTCCTACACGCCCGAGGAGGAGGAGTTCCGGGCGCACCTGCGGGAGTGGCTCGCGAAGGTCCTCCCCGGGCTGCCCCCCAAACCCTCCCCCGACGACTGGCCCGGCAGGCGCGCGTACGACCTCGGCTGGCAGCGCATGCTGTACGACGCCGGGTACGCGGGGCTCCACTGGCCCGCCGACGCGGGGGGCCGCGGAGCCACGCCCACGCAGCACCTGATCTTCCTGGAGGAGACGGAGAAGGCGGGCGCGCCCTACGTAGGGGCCAATTTCGTCGGGCTGCTGCACGCCGGGCCCACCATCGCGGCCGAGGGGAGCGCCGGGCAGCGGGCACGCTGGCTGCCGCCCGTGCTGCGTGGCGAGGAGGTGTGGTGCCAGGGGTTCAGCGAGCCGGACGCCGGCTCGGACCTCGCGGCACTGCGCACGCGCGCGCGGCGGGACGGCGACGACTACGTGGTGAGCGGCTCCAAGATCTGGACCTCCCACGCGGAAGTCGCCGACTGGTGCGAGCTGTTGGTGCGGACGGATGCGAAGGCGCCCAAGCACCGGGGGATTTCGTGGCTCGCGATGCCGATGGACGCCCCGGGGATCACGGTCCGTCCGCTGCGTACGCTCGCGGGTTCGACCGAGTTCGCGGAGGTGTTCCTCGACGAGGTGCGGGTGCCCGTCGCCAACCGGGTCGGCGAGGAGAACGACGGCTGGCGCGTGACCATGGTGACGCTGTCGTTCGAGCGCGGGACGGCCTTCGTGGGCGAGGTGGTGGCCTGTCGGCGCGTCCTCGGTGAACTCGCGCGCGAGGCGCGGAAGAACGGCCGTTGGGACGATGTGCCACTGCGGCGCAGGCTCGGTCGGCTGAATGCCGAGTTCCGTGCGCTCTGGCGGCTCACGCAGTGGAACGTGAGCGAGTCGGAGCGGTCGGGCGGAGTACCGGGCATCGGGGGTTCGGTTTTCAAACTGAGCTACTCGCGCGCGCGGCAGGACCTGTACGACGCGGCGGCCGACGTGCTCGGCCCCGAGGCGCTCGACCTCGACAGCCCGTGGACGCTGGACCGGCTGTCGTCCCTCTCGTACACCATCGCGGCCGGTACCTCGCAGATCCAGCGGAACATCGTGGCCGAACGGATCCTGGGCCTCCCGAAGGGGCGATGA
- a CDS encoding amidohydrolase family protein has protein sequence MTELPRIISVDDHVIEPANLFETWLPKKYQDRGPKPLTAGIGELAYVAGKYQITMDPDGPPTDWWIYEDLKFPYKRNIAAVGFDRDEMTLEGITRAEMRPGCWDPVERLKDMDANHVEGSLCFPTFPRFCGQTFAEAHDKEVALACVRAYNDFMVEEWCGGSGGRLIPLCIIPLWDIELAVAEIRRNAARGVRAVTFSEIPTHLGLPSIHSGYWDPFFAVCQETGTVVNMHIGSSSQMPAASPDAPPAVQASLSFNNAMASMMDFLFSGVLVKFPQLKLAYSEGQMGWIPYALERADDVWEEHRAWGGVRDLIPEPPSTYYYRQIFCCFFRDKHGVASLDVVGRDNATFETDYPHVDSTFPHTKEVALDHMKGLDDETVYKLMRGNAIRMLGLDLDK, from the coding sequence GAAGTACCAGGACCGCGGCCCCAAGCCGCTGACGGCCGGGATCGGCGAACTCGCCTATGTGGCGGGCAAGTACCAGATCACGATGGACCCGGACGGGCCGCCGACCGACTGGTGGATCTACGAGGACCTGAAGTTCCCGTACAAGCGCAACATCGCCGCCGTCGGCTTCGACCGGGACGAGATGACCCTTGAGGGCATCACGCGCGCGGAGATGCGGCCCGGCTGCTGGGATCCGGTCGAGCGGCTCAAGGACATGGACGCGAACCACGTCGAGGGCTCGCTGTGCTTCCCGACCTTCCCGCGGTTCTGCGGGCAGACCTTCGCCGAGGCGCACGACAAGGAGGTCGCGCTGGCCTGCGTGCGCGCCTACAACGACTTCATGGTCGAGGAGTGGTGCGGGGGGAGTGGGGGGCGGCTGATTCCGTTGTGCATCATTCCGCTCTGGGACATCGAGCTCGCTGTCGCGGAGATCCGGCGGAACGCGGCGCGCGGCGTGCGAGCCGTGACCTTCTCCGAGATCCCCACCCACCTCGGGCTGCCGTCCATCCACTCCGGCTACTGGGACCCGTTCTTCGCGGTCTGCCAGGAGACCGGCACCGTCGTCAACATGCATATCGGCAGCAGCAGCCAGATGCCCGCCGCGTCGCCGGACGCTCCGCCCGCCGTCCAGGCCTCGCTCAGCTTCAACAACGCCATGGCCTCGATGATGGACTTCCTGTTCAGTGGGGTCCTCGTGAAGTTCCCGCAGCTCAAACTTGCCTACTCCGAAGGGCAGATGGGCTGGATCCCGTACGCCCTGGAGCGCGCCGACGACGTGTGGGAGGAGCACCGGGCCTGGGGAGGGGTCAGGGACCTGATCCCCGAGCCGCCCTCCACCTACTACTACCGGCAGATCTTCTGCTGCTTCTTCCGCGACAAGCACGGCGTCGCGTCGCTGGACGTGGTGGGCCGGGACAACGCGACCTTCGAGACCGACTACCCGCACGTCGACTCGACCTTCCCGCACACCAAGGAGGTCGCCCTCGACCACATGAAGGGCCTCGACGACGAGACCGTCTACAAGCTGATGCGCGGCAACGCCATCCGCATGCTCGGCCTGGACCTCGACAAGTAA